The sequence below is a genomic window from Lujinxingia litoralis.
GGGCGTGATGCGCTCGCGGCTTTCCATCGCCCGGATGTAGCGCGACATGCGCCGGAACCACGATGGGGAGATGGCGCCGCGATCGTAGTAGGAGTGGTAGCGCTTGGGGCCGGGGATGATGCTGACCAACCAGGCCACTTCGCCGATCGTGAGGGCGTCAGGGCGCTTGCCGAAGTAGTGCACCGCGGCCTCGTGGATGCCAAAGACGCCCGGGCCGTATTCGATGATGTTGAGGTAGATTTCGAGCAGGCGTGCTTTGGGAACATCCGCCACGCTTTCCATCAGCCAGACGAGCGTGGCCTCCTGGAACTTGCGCGCCAGGACTTTCTCTCGGTCGAGAAAGAGATTTTTGGCCAACTGCATGGAGATGGTGCTGGCGCCACGCACGAATTTTCCGGCCCGCAAGTTGGCGGCGACCGATTGTTTGATCGCGTAGAAGTTGAACCCGGGATGATCGAAGAAGGAGTTGTCCTCGGTCGTCAGGATCGCGCGCACCATGTAGGGCGAAATATGGTGCAGAGGCACAAAGACATAGGCTCCGTAGCGTCCGGGGTTGACTTGATTTTCCCGCGCCTGGCGAGAGGCCGGGGATGGACCACTCCAGCGGGGCACATCTTCGCGAGCCGGCGCATTCCAGTCGCCGAAGAGCGCGTCCAGGCCAGATGTGGGTTCCTCGCGCTCTTTCCAGGGCCGGGCGGCGGCCTGGGCGGTGGCGTGGCGGGTCAGCCAGTACTCCGGGGAGTTGATGGCATGGCGCGGGATGCCCAGGCCCGAGAACCACGCCGGCACCTCCGGCCAGCCCCGGCGTCGTCGTCGGCGGTCGATCGACTCGATGGTCAGGCCGGCGTTCTCGACGAGCCAGGGGGCGGGAATCGGTCGTATGCCGGGGATTCTCACCGTCCGTGTGTAAGACTGTTGGCGCGTGTGTCGGTAGGCCTTGACCTCCCAGTCATCTTCGATGGTGTGCTCGAAGCGATCGAAGAGCTTATAGACGTCGACGGCGTGCGGCAGGTGCTTGACCTCCAGGTTGAGAACCTCGGGTGAGGCGTCCCACTGCATGCGTCCGGCGTCGTAGAGGGGGAGTTCCAGGGCAAAGGTCCAGCCAAAGGTTCCTGAGAGGCGCATGCCCGCCAGCGGCCCCAGGATGGCTTCCGGGATCGCGTCGATGATCGTTTGCACCGGGGTGGTGGGGAGCTCCAGGTTCACATCCATGCGGGCGGGGCGGCGGTTCAGCCCGTCGAGGCCATAAAACGCCAGGCCGAAGCTCAGCTCTGCGTCGCGATGGCGGGCGGTGCCGCGTTCAATGACAAAGGCGCCGGCGGTAGGCGGACTGGACGCTTCTTCGGCCGTTTCCGGCGGCTCCTCGGTCGGGTCCCTCTCTTCGAGGGGGGCCGGCCGCAGCAGGCGTGCCGGAGGAATGGCCGCTTTGGGATCAAAGTACCCGGCGACCGTGAGGCTGGCTTCGCCCAGTTCGATGGGCGCCGCGGCCACCGGAGCCAGCTGAGCGCGAAACCCGTCGATGGCAAACATGCCCTCAAAGGATGCGCGGCCGCGTTGCTCGCTCTCCCCCATGTCGAGTGTGGCGTTGAGGCGGCCGCCAAAAAGCTTGCTGGAGACGCGTTTGCCGCCGAGCTGGGCCAGCTGAGAGAGTTCGAGCTCTTCGACATCGATCTCGGCTTCCCAGCCCCCTTTGCGATAGGGCAGGCTCAGCGTGATATCGACGCGCGCGGCCGGATCGCCACCCTCGATCAGCGCGTGTGCCTCCAGGTCGATCTGGCCCTGAATCGGCCGATGTTTCACAGCGAGCTTACCCTGACGAAGCGCGAAGCGGGCCAGGGGAGCGCTCAAATCGGGG
It includes:
- a CDS encoding biosynthetic peptidoglycan transglycosylase, whose protein sequence is MTHTTAEQPGGSATSKRLLKIGAGVLLLLLLLGGGAWLLVPRLAGRVLTSQIERIEARSGLTITTGTLKTRGFSGVEVGPVEVRLPGEDTPMLSIERAEISAALSSALSGSPSISAVHLEGVELALSYDESGRHSLERLLALQADHDSASEDASQAPAPTLAARLDALQSRALRHFGGEFPDVRVRRLRATFTDVQTPSRWPLAALSSEQLTLEGDKTRAPYRAQLELTPLADHVLSLPESLLVEGVLAAPLSHSSLDLTLSTPIRARAPAPYDFLAFELGGLRILEDHRVEVRKFALRNHLDPSPEPLFRSELASLGLGELSASLADLRVQDMQVDQPQLRLTYAAHGASNVGDLEALLTRRAAKLSVRTAGEVAEAMAAALVESPDTPLATPEDIPDEADELTVSPAPVPAPSGSSLRDLLTEKLPQHIKVTEATIEVDDPRPHPDLSAPLARFALRQGKLAVKHRPIQGQIDLEAHALIEGGDPAARVDITLSLPYRKGGWEAEIDVEELELSQLAQLGGKRVSSKLFGGRLNATLDMGESEQRGRASFEGMFAIDGFRAQLAPVAAAPIELGEASLTVAGYFDPKAAIPPARLLRPAPLEERDPTEEPPETAEEASSPPTAGAFVIERGTARHRDAELSFGLAFYGLDGLNRRPARMDVNLELPTTPVQTIIDAIPEAILGPLAGMRLSGTFGWTFALELPLYDAGRMQWDASPEVLNLEVKHLPHAVDVYKLFDRFEHTIEDDWEVKAYRHTRQQSYTRTVRIPGIRPIPAPWLVENAGLTIESIDRRRRRRGWPEVPAWFSGLGIPRHAINSPEYWLTRHATAQAAARPWKEREEPTSGLDALFGDWNAPAREDVPRWSGPSPASRQARENQVNPGRYGAYVFVPLHHISPYMVRAILTTEDNSFFDHPGFNFYAIKQSVAANLRAGKFVRGASTISMQLAKNLFLDREKVLARKFQEATLVWLMESVADVPKARLLEIYLNIIEYGPGVFGIHEAAVHYFGKRPDALTIGEVAWLVSIIPGPKRYHSYYDRGAISPSWFRRMSRYIRAMESRERITPEEMELALQAPPEFYIPEDGEPIFRADYERENPPPALEAHQPTEESATPAPQQPDPRPTFMQLFD